In one bacterium BMS3Abin11 genomic region, the following are encoded:
- a CDS encoding tetratricopeptide repeat protein gives MRISLIIIFLILLSGCVTESAFPKPDVKPPEERAQIHADLAGNYLQRGQLDVAIEEVKKSLDLDKNNKSANYIMALIQIRLKKPEESERYFKKAIAEPNPLPSAQHDYANRLCRDEKYKKAEVLYRSLLNNVLYTARARLLMNVGACFNKQEKYKEAENAMRQSLRINPNYPDALLQMAKISYRNGKPLETRGWYQRYFQIATRGGPEILYIAYQTEMTLRDKNAAASYALKLRSMYPRSSQAIKLDH, from the coding sequence TTGAGAATTTCCTTAATCATTATCTTTCTGATTTTACTCAGTGGTTGCGTCACAGAAAGCGCATTTCCTAAGCCAGATGTCAAACCCCCTGAAGAGAGGGCACAAATCCATGCTGATCTGGCGGGTAATTATTTGCAGCGTGGCCAGCTGGATGTTGCCATTGAGGAGGTCAAAAAGTCTCTGGATCTTGACAAGAATAACAAATCAGCAAATTACATCATGGCGTTGATTCAGATACGGTTGAAGAAACCGGAGGAATCAGAACGTTATTTCAAGAAGGCGATAGCTGAACCGAATCCCTTGCCGAGCGCCCAGCATGATTATGCGAACCGCTTATGTCGAGATGAGAAATACAAGAAAGCAGAAGTACTTTATCGGTCCCTGCTAAACAATGTGCTGTATACAGCAAGGGCCAGGCTGCTGATGAATGTAGGGGCCTGCTTCAATAAACAGGAGAAATACAAAGAAGCTGAAAATGCAATGCGCCAGTCATTAAGAATTAACCCGAATTACCCTGATGCTCTGCTGCAAATGGCCAAAATAAGCTATAGAAATGGTAAACCACTGGAAACGCGTGGTTGGTATCAGCGCTATTTTCAGATTGCTACCAGAGGAGGTCCAGAAATTCTATATATCGCATATCAGACTGAAATGACTTTGAGAGACAAGAATGCAGCGGCAAGCTATGCCCTAAAATTACGTAGCATGTACCCACGATCCAGCCAGGCAATAAAGCTTGATCACTAA
- the rlmN gene encoding dual-specificity RNA methyltransferase RlmN has product MESPVTDISPAQAPLLNLIGHDRQALEAYFASMGEKAFRATQVLKWVHQQGVYDFSAMTNLSKSLRTSLTSQAAFVVPEIINDQISEDGTRKWLLRLEDGNSIETVFIPESGRGTLCVSSQVGCALNCSFCATARQGFNRNLTAAEIIGQLRLANQLLVSTDNKRPVTNVVMMGMGEPLLNYNNVIQAMTLMQEDFAYGLSKRRVTLSTSGLLPEMQSLSKDCPVSLAVSLHAPDDELRNKLVPINRRYPVLKLMQACRDYTKGLPHQKVTFEYVMLADVNDTDLHARKLAKLVANVPCKINLIPFNPFANSGYKSSPLSRINRFRDILMQNEIMTVTRKTRGEEIAAACGQLSGEFRDRTRRSERFHQIQLAGDLH; this is encoded by the coding sequence ATGGAATCACCAGTGACTGATATTTCACCTGCACAAGCACCTCTGCTGAACCTGATAGGACATGACCGTCAGGCACTGGAGGCGTATTTTGCCTCTATGGGTGAGAAAGCATTTCGTGCGACCCAGGTACTGAAATGGGTGCATCAGCAGGGGGTCTATGATTTTTCTGCAATGACAAACCTGAGCAAGTCGCTTCGGACCAGTCTTACGAGCCAGGCGGCATTCGTAGTGCCTGAAATTATTAACGATCAGATATCGGAAGATGGCACACGTAAGTGGTTGTTGAGACTGGAGGACGGCAACAGCATTGAAACCGTCTTTATACCGGAATCTGGTCGCGGGACTTTATGTGTTTCCTCACAGGTAGGCTGTGCACTAAACTGCAGTTTCTGTGCCACAGCCAGACAGGGGTTTAACCGCAACCTGACGGCGGCAGAGATAATCGGACAGCTGCGTCTGGCAAATCAGCTACTGGTAAGTACCGACAATAAACGACCTGTCACCAATGTTGTCATGATGGGTATGGGTGAGCCGCTATTGAATTACAATAATGTTATTCAGGCAATGACTTTGATGCAGGAAGATTTCGCTTACGGCCTGTCAAAACGACGGGTCACCTTAAGCACCTCAGGCTTATTACCAGAAATGCAAAGTTTGAGTAAGGATTGCCCGGTAAGCCTTGCAGTTTCCCTGCATGCTCCGGACGATGAATTACGAAACAAACTGGTTCCCATTAACAGGAGATACCCTGTTTTAAAATTGATGCAGGCATGCCGTGATTATACAAAAGGCCTGCCACATCAGAAGGTCACTTTTGAATACGTTATGCTGGCCGATGTGAATGATACCGACCTGCATGCCAGGAAGCTGGCAAAACTTGTAGCGAATGTTCCCTGTAAGATTAATCTAATCCCGTTTAACCCGTTTGCAAACAGTGGCTATAAAAGTTCGCCACTGTCGCGTATAAACCGTTTTCGCGATATTTTGATGCAGAATGAGATTATGACAGTCACACGAAAAACTCGAGGCGAGGAAATTGCTGCTGCCTGTGGTCAACTATCTGGTGAATTCAGAGATAGAACACGACGTTCAGAACGATTCCATCAGATACAACTGGCAGGGGACTTACATTGA
- the mtaB gene encoding threonylcarbamoyladenosine tRNA methylthiotransferase MtaB: protein MKQYSFATTTLGCKVNLFESGLIGHSLQNIDWQQVGHTDHADLYIINTCTVTREADRQARQTVRRLIRQNPQSLIVVTGCYAQISPEACADIPGVDLVLGNDRKLDLHDLLPDLMLGKLPPVLVGDVNEHVSLPESIIESCDGHTRAFVQVQQGCNQGCTYCIIHTARGPSRSIPITLIRRQIERLVLNGYREIVLCGVDIGSYGNGLDNDQQHYNLATLLREVCSISGDFRLRISSIDPSYLDTELIEVLAGEEKICSHFHLSLQSGNTLILKRMKRRYTAELMYERVAALAERIPNAVYGADIMTGFPTESEQAFEDSISMIERLNIAFPHVFSYSDRPGVPAARIPRQISHDIRKKRTRILIETGEKVRDKLFIGALKKQHRVSVLIEKPEKNHPHQSFGRSAEYLPVVVQGGNPVPGDLVYAQITGIEGARLIAHLAPDR, encoded by the coding sequence TCATTCGCCACGACGACACTTGGTTGTAAGGTCAATCTGTTTGAATCCGGCCTGATAGGCCATTCTTTGCAGAATATAGACTGGCAGCAGGTGGGACATACTGATCATGCTGATCTGTATATCATCAATACTTGCACGGTTACCAGGGAAGCAGATAGACAGGCCCGACAAACGGTGCGTCGCCTGATCCGGCAGAACCCCCAGTCGCTGATTGTAGTAACTGGCTGCTATGCACAAATTTCACCAGAGGCCTGCGCGGATATCCCCGGTGTTGATCTGGTACTGGGTAATGATCGAAAACTGGATTTGCATGATCTTTTGCCGGACCTCATGCTGGGCAAGTTGCCGCCTGTACTGGTCGGTGATGTAAATGAGCATGTATCACTGCCGGAAAGTATTATTGAAAGCTGCGATGGCCACACACGCGCATTTGTGCAGGTGCAGCAGGGCTGCAATCAGGGCTGCACTTATTGCATAATACATACAGCACGCGGGCCTTCCCGTTCCATTCCCATTACCTTGATTCGGCGGCAGATAGAAAGGCTGGTGTTAAATGGCTATCGTGAAATTGTCCTCTGTGGGGTGGATATAGGTAGTTATGGCAATGGGCTTGATAACGATCAGCAGCACTATAATCTGGCAACCCTGTTACGTGAGGTTTGCAGTATTTCTGGCGACTTCAGGTTGCGTATCAGCTCGATTGACCCGTCTTACCTGGATACAGAACTGATTGAGGTGCTGGCCGGTGAAGAGAAAATATGCTCGCATTTTCATCTCTCATTGCAAAGTGGTAACACACTTATTCTAAAACGTATGAAAAGACGCTACACGGCAGAATTGATGTATGAGAGGGTGGCTGCGCTTGCAGAAAGAATCCCGAATGCAGTCTACGGTGCTGACATCATGACTGGCTTCCCGACTGAATCAGAGCAGGCCTTTGAAGATAGTATCTCGATGATTGAGCGCCTGAATATCGCTTTTCCGCATGTTTTCAGCTATTCTGACCGGCCAGGCGTCCCTGCGGCACGGATTCCCCGTCAGATTTCCCATGATATTCGAAAAAAACGAACACGCATCCTCATTGAAACAGGTGAGAAAGTACGCGATAAACTGTTTATCGGTGCACTTAAAAAGCAGCATCGGGTATCGGTACTGATAGAAAAACCAGAAAAAAATCACCCTCATCAGTCATTTGGTCGGTCAGCAGAATACCTGCCGGTGGTAGTCCAGGGGGGAAATCCGGTTCCGGGGGATCTGGTTTATGCACAAATTACTGGCATCGAAGGTGCCAGATTAATTGCCCACCTTGCGCCAGACAGGTAG